One Eriocheir sinensis breed Jianghai 21 chromosome 70, ASM2467909v1, whole genome shotgun sequence genomic region harbors:
- the LOC126988796 gene encoding organic cation transporter protein-like codes for MHVDQINRMETTLGRATDEGFHENLSEAKTDKDDPLAAATTFEDLMRVASPRGRWALRVVVLCALGNLPGPSSSMTYQLVGATPDHWCRVAPLLRANWTDQQIITFAIPTRNDSEHLEGCVMRDYRYEAAATLGYEATLANASLLLASNDTLACPTRSFNHSQHQHTFVTEWDLVCGRRYLYSSSQAAVYLGSLFGSLLASLVLNITGRRPAVIVSCVLNIALSFVLAAAPNITVYIILKGVIETLQCLIYIATFMIAMEVCAPSQRNYVGALFMLPWSVGCMLMPGIAYLVQPWRWLQAVYTALFLGTLAYIWVLPESPRWLIHSGRHGEALRLLRRAAIADGATLPPDDRLLAAMATIMRRERPRAAAACPAEPSRSCLRRAYRYLLALVLTPGLRPKAAVVFYLWTVAGTSYYGLSHNAKILSTDVYLHAFLVGLVEVPALLCLWPAITYLGRRKTLAFLLTVCGASVALMTLLMVIRQEVPDAVKLLLSLNSKMTMTASYHLIWVFTVELFSTTNRVRLLGEASLVTRVTTVTVPYINDLLGDVFPWAPGALCSLAALVAAGLVFLLPETTNRKITQQDDSRLDALEETSQRFIDA; via the exons ATGCATGTTGATCAG ATTAACAGGATGGAGACGACGCTTGGACGAGCTACGGACGAAGGATTCCATGAAAACCTTTCCGaggcaaagacagacaaagacgacCCGCTGGCGGCCGCGACGACCTTCGAGGACCTGATGAGGGTGGCGAGTCCACGCGGCCGCTGGGCCCTCAGGGTGGTGGTGCTTTGTGCCCTCG gcaacCTGCCCGGGCCGTCCAGCTCCATGACCTACCAGCTGGTGGGCGCCACACCCGACCACTGGTGCCGCGTGGCGCCGCTGCTCCGGGCCAACTGGACGGACCAGCAGATCATCACCTTCGCCATTCCCACCAG GAACGACTCTGAGCACCTGGAAGGCTGCGTGATGCGGGACTACAGATACGAGGCCGCCGCCACGCTGGGCTACGAGGCTACCCTGGCCAACGCCTCGCTGCTGCTGGCCTCCAACGACACGCTCGCCTGCCCCACCCGGAGCTTCAACCACTCCCAGCACCAACACACGTTTGTTACCGAG TGGGACCTGGTGTGTGGCCGGCGGTACCTGTACTCTAGCAGCCAGGCTGCCGTCTACTTGGGGAGCTTGTTTGGCAGCCTGCTGGCCAGCCTGGTCTTGAATAT CACGGGCAGGCGGCCGGCCGTGATCGTCTCCTGCGTCCTGAACATCGCTCTGAGCTTCGTGCTGGCCGCGGCCCCAAACATCACAGTCTACATCATACTGAAGGGAGTAATTGAGACCTTGCAGTGCTTGATTTACATCGCTACATTTATGATCG CCATGGAGGTCTGCGCCCCGTCACAGCGTAACTATGTAGGGGCCCTGTTCATGCTGCCCTGGTCCGTGGGCTGCATGCTGATGCCGGGCATCGCCTACCTGGTGCAGCCGTGGCGGTGGCTGCAGGCCGTCTACACCGCCCTCTTCCTCGGCACACTCGCCTACATCTG GGTGCTGCCCGAGTCGCCGCGCTGGCTGATCCACAGCGGCCGCCACGGCGAGGCGCTGCGGCTCCTCCGCCGGGCGGCGATCGCCGACGGAGCGACGCTGCCTCCAGACGATCGTCTCCTGGCCGCCATGGCGACCATCATGCggagg GAAAGACCCCGCGCCGCCGCCGCGTGTCCCGCCGAGCCCTCCCGCAGCTGCCTGCGCCGCGCCTACCGCTACCTCCTGGCGCTGGTGCTGACACCCGGCCTGCGACCCAAGGCCGCCGTGGTGTTCTACCTGTGGACCGTGGCGGGGACGTCTTACTATGGCCTGAGTCACAACGCTAAGATTCTCAG CACCGATGTGTATCTGCACGCGTTCCTGGTGGGGCTGGTGGAGGTGCCGGCCCTGCTGTGCCTGTGGCCGGCCATAACCTACCTGGGCCGTAGGAAAACCCTCGCCTTCCTGCTCACGGTGTGCGGCGCGTCTGTGGCCCTCATGACGCTGCTCATGGTGATCCGCCAGGAAG taccGGACGCCGTGAAGCTGCTGCTGTCTCTCAACAGCAAGATGACCATGACGGCCTCGTACCACCTGATCTGGGTGTTCACGGTGGAGCTCTTCTCCACCACTAACAGAGTCCGCTTGCTGGGCGAGGCCAGCCTCGTGACCAGGGTGACCACGGTGACCGTGCCCTACATCAACGACCTGCTG GGCGACGTGTTTCCCTGGGCACCCGGTGCCCTGTGCAGCCTGGCGGCCCTCGTCGCCGCGGGCCTGGTGTTCCTCCTGCCGGAGACCACCAACAGGAAGATTACGCAGCAAGACGACTCCCGCCTCGACGCCCTCGAGGAGACAAGTCAGCGGTTCATTGACGCATAA